From a single Nicotiana tomentosiformis chromosome 2, ASM39032v3, whole genome shotgun sequence genomic region:
- the LOC138904842 gene encoding uncharacterized protein, whose protein sequence is MEADTLGWKESMDRFASEKEAARAQLSLVESQLRGMKDKSTTQAKKIEELEARLASELAKAKSEAEKAKAEAEAIVAVYRADAKVAQVQAREATKTAQTRAHWIVEIAMKEKSTSQEKKIEELEARETLEEIHARGFDLTDEIIKAREHEDDDAGALASSDDDGNKSGSKNGEDFDGGEAASEEN, encoded by the exons ttctgaaaaagaggctgctcgagcccaattgtcattagtcgaaagtcagcttcgaggcatgaaggaTAAGAGCACTactcaggcaaagaaaatagaagagctcgaggctcggttggcttccgaacttgcaaaggccaaatctgaagccgaaaaggcaaaggccgaggcagaggcgatCGTGGCTGTCTACCGGGCCGATGCTAAAGtcgctcaagtccaagcgagagaggcaaccaagaccgctcaaactcgagcacattggattgttGAAATCGCCATGAAGGAGAAGAGCACATCTCAGGAAAAGAAAATAGaagagctcgaggctcg ggaaaccctcgaggagatccacgctcgaggtttcgatcttaccgacgagataataaaggctagagagcatgaagaTGATGATGCTGGAGCATTGGCTTCTTCCGATGATGATGGCAACAAGAGCGGGTCCAAGAATGGGGAGGACTTCGATGGAGGAGAAGCTGCCTctgaggaaaattag